From Zingiber officinale cultivar Zhangliang chromosome 5B, Zo_v1.1, whole genome shotgun sequence, the proteins below share one genomic window:
- the LOC121985688 gene encoding uncharacterized protein LOC121985688, whose protein sequence is MVIVSCPGQTCVSLRCCQKVSAGPDSSPSSSQFLAAAMPRPLLVLFLLFLLIHSSIRVARGHEHDDQEEHSCGASPDVRVLAGFQPGVITVDGHADDWADIDGSEFPLLPALDFDEDKAYGGGQLVVKAVHDGINVFFMLQVNGEYAYSTGNSKQCPSVALMFQVGENATYQNMGGCADMPGTCTAKSCRGHEVDIMHFSLGNAIPGRLYGGNLMDNLNGTGKDSFGHLVDLYAWNPHCRNLDGIGPSANTSNAQNDWQGAWWHSSLNFHSGLVEEDSPYGKGGEKGTYFFEFSRPLRTMDHFQQDVQFTIGQASKVAVAFWYPTDGKAWSKSDHFSASCNWLPLDIASASSSRLSSSSSNGSWNSASAFALLLSVVSFCVSVFIGYRVARTKAMPFTPIDTL, encoded by the exons ATGGTAATTGTGAGTTGTCCTGGTCAGACTTGTGTTTCCCTCCGTTGTTGTCAAAAAGTCTCCGCCGGCCCCGATTCCTCGCCCAGCTCCTCCCAATTCTTGGCTGCCGCGATGCCTCGTCCTCTCCTCGTCctattcctcctcttcctcctcatccaCTCCTCGATTCGTGTCGCACGAGGCCATGAACACGATGATCAGGAGGAGCACAGCTGCGGGGCGAGTCCCGATGTCCGCGTTCTCGCCGGGTTCCAGCCCGGAGTGATCACCGTCGACGGTCACGCGGACGACTGGGCCGACATTGATGGATCTGAGTTTCCTCTCCTTCCTGCGCTTGACTTTGACGAGGATAAGGCCTATGGAGGCGGGCAATTGGTAGTCAAA gCTGTTCATGATGGCATTAATGTATTCTTCATGCTTCAAGTTAATGGTGAATATGCTTATTCCACTGG aaacAGTAAACAATGCCCTTCTGTTGCTCTCATGTTTCAAGTGGGGGAAAATGCCACATATCAGAAT ATGGGAGGGTGTGCTGACATGCCTGGTACTTGCACTGCTAAAAGCTGCCGTGGTCATGAAGTAGACATTATGCACTTTTCACTTGGTAATGCTATTCCCGGGCGGCTATATGGTGGTAATCTCATGGACAACTTAAATGGGACTGGGAAAGATAG TTTTGGTCACCTAGTTGATCTATATGCATGGAATCCTCATTGCCGAAATCTTGATGGAATTGGCCCTTCAG CAAATACTTCAAATGCTCAAAATGATTGGCAAGGAGCCTGGTGGCACAGTAGTCTAAACTTTCATTCAG GTTTGGTTGAGGAAGACAGTCCATATGGAAAAGGTGGCGAAAAGGGTACTTATTTCTTTGAATTCTCAAGACCCTTGAGGACAATGGACCATTTCCAACAA GATGTCCAATTCACAATCGGTCAGGCCAGCAAGGTGGCTGTTGCATTCTGGTATCCGACCGATGGGAAAGCTTGGAGCAAATCTGATCATTTTTCTGCCAGTTGCAATTGGTTACCTTTGGACATTGCATCAGCTTCTTCTTCCCGGCTGTCCTCGTCTTCCTCAAATGGTTCATGGAACTCAGCTTCTGCATTTGCTTTGCTGCTCTCAGTAGTTTCTTTCTGTGTTTCAGTTTTCATAGGATACCGAGTTGCAAGAACTAAAGCCATGCCATTCACACCGATCGACACTCTATGA